A section of the Deltaproteobacteria bacterium genome encodes:
- a CDS encoding sigma-54-dependent Fis family transcriptional regulator, translating into MPFKILVVDDERMALETTKLLLEPETDLIVQTTDSTDEAIRLIRAEPNGYAVVLLDFTMPGKDGASVAKLMLSINPHLQIVMNSGDKSRETLKLSYAVGITDFIEKDTDPSEFRSRVKQLCKKFEDTAQTLEPSEAADDRTKLIRSINMIGVSQAMADVATLVLQVAATSCNVLIQGESGTGKELVARAIHKNSSRRQKPFVAINVGAIAENLIESDLFGHERGAFTGAEKTKIGKLKLADGGTVFLDEIGDMKPELQVKLLRFLQEGEIQAVGALKAEKVDVRVVAASHIDLEKAVLENKFREDLFYRLNVVKISIPPLRERPEDIRPLVVHFQKAFQAESKTILVKTLRYLESYPWRGNIRELENEMERLMTIVPASRIEPAHLSSKFFAGHEPKRTGEFDCTYPEFVSWLEQRERDYINTNLSKSSSLRDAVRQRMKAPLATIYGRMKKLGIKGIEKHEQSV; encoded by the coding sequence ATGCCTTTTAAAATCCTGGTGGTGGACGATGAGCGAATGGCGCTCGAGACGACAAAGCTTCTTCTCGAACCCGAAACGGATCTTATCGTTCAAACCACCGACAGCACCGACGAAGCGATTCGTCTCATTCGCGCCGAGCCGAATGGATACGCCGTCGTCCTCTTGGATTTCACGATGCCCGGCAAAGATGGCGCTTCGGTCGCGAAGCTTATGCTTTCAATCAATCCGCATCTTCAGATCGTGATGAACTCGGGAGACAAGTCGCGCGAAACGCTGAAGCTGAGTTATGCCGTTGGTATCACAGACTTCATTGAGAAAGACACGGACCCATCCGAATTCCGGTCACGCGTAAAACAACTCTGCAAAAAATTTGAAGACACTGCCCAGACTCTCGAACCGAGCGAAGCGGCCGATGATCGAACGAAACTGATTCGATCGATCAACATGATCGGTGTGTCGCAAGCGATGGCCGATGTTGCGACTCTGGTTCTTCAAGTCGCGGCGACGAGTTGCAATGTTCTGATTCAGGGTGAATCGGGAACTGGCAAGGAACTCGTTGCGAGAGCTATTCACAAAAACTCCAGTCGCCGGCAGAAACCATTCGTAGCGATCAATGTCGGTGCTATCGCCGAAAACCTGATCGAGAGCGATCTGTTCGGACACGAACGAGGTGCATTCACAGGTGCCGAGAAAACCAAGATCGGCAAACTCAAACTGGCTGACGGTGGAACTGTTTTCCTCGACGAGATCGGCGACATGAAACCCGAACTTCAGGTTAAGCTTCTCCGCTTCCTTCAAGAAGGTGAAATTCAGGCTGTTGGCGCACTGAAAGCAGAAAAAGTCGATGTGCGCGTGGTCGCCGCCTCTCATATCGACCTTGAAAAAGCGGTTCTAGAAAATAAATTTCGTGAAGACCTATTCTATCGATTGAACGTCGTGAAAATCTCGATTCCGCCTTTACGGGAACGTCCCGAAGACATTCGTCCGCTCGTCGTTCATTTTCAAAAAGCATTTCAAGCTGAATCAAAAACGATTCTCGTGAAAACGCTTAGGTATCTCGAAAGTTACCCATGGCGTGGAAACATTCGCGAGCTTGAAAATGAGATGGAGCGATTGATGACGATTGTTCCGGCGAGTCGTATTGAACCGGCCCATCTCAGCAGCAAGTTCTTCGCCGGACACGAACCGAAACGTACGGGTGAATTCGACTGCACTTATCCGGAATTCGTTTCGTGGCTTGAACAGCGTGAACGCGATTACATCAATACAAATCTGTCAAAGAGCAGTTCACTGCGCGATGCCGTTCGACAACGAATGAAGGCTCCCCTCGCGACAATATATGGACGCATGAAGAAACTTGGAATCAAAGGAATCGAAAAACATGAACAATCAGTTTAA